A window from Salvelinus sp. IW2-2015 linkage group LG5, ASM291031v2, whole genome shotgun sequence encodes these proteins:
- the pmchl gene encoding pro-melanin-concentrating hormone, like, with amino-acid sequence MRDSVVSVIFALALFLECYTPSMAIPMGKMEDTALEQDTLDSLLNEEVAEKNPDSVRSGSSKIIVLADSGLWKNLNKGLPLYNLKAAAAGLDRTLDRREADQDLSPSISIVRRDTMRCMVGRVYRPCWEV; translated from the coding sequence ATGAGAGACTCGGTCGTTTCCGTCATCTTTGCCTTGGCACTTTTCTTGGAGTGCTACACACCGTCCATGGCGATCCCCATGGGTAAGATGGAGGACACAGCCTTGGAGCAAGATACTCTAGACTCCCTACTGAACGAAGAGGTGGCCGAAAAAAACCCTGATTCAGTCAGAAGCGGGAGCTCCAAGATCATCGTGTTGGCAGACTCAGGCCTGTGGAAGAACCTGAACAAAGGACTTCCTCTCTACAACCTGAAAGCTGCAGCTGCAGGGCTTGACAGAACCCTGGACCGCAGAGAGGCCGACCAGGACCTGAGCCCCAGCATCTCCATTGTCAGGAGGGACACCATGAGGTGCATGGTGGGAAGGGTGTACCGGCCTTGCTGGGAAGTGTAG